One window from the genome of Elaeis guineensis isolate ETL-2024a chromosome 5, EG11, whole genome shotgun sequence encodes:
- the LOC140858104 gene encoding cytochrome c oxidase subunit 5C isoform X2, whose translation MAAHKIAHATLRGPSVVKEIFIGITLGLFAGSLWKMHHWNEQRKTRAFYDMLEKGEISVVVEE comes from the coding sequence ATGGCTGCACATAAAATTGCGCACGCCACCTTGAGAGGACCCAGTGTGGTCAAGGAGATCTTCATAGGCATTACACTGGGTCTCTTTGCTGGAAGTCTGTGGAAGATGCATCACTGGAACGAGCAGAGGAAGACAAGAGCATTTTATGACATGCTAGAGAAGGGTGAGATCAGTGTTGTCGTTGAAGAGTAG
- the LOC140858104 gene encoding cytochrome c oxidase subunit 5C isoform X1, whose product MSTTRRLLSRTRTFFGCVEGKGIVFFPAPSRVSDFAACGIPAEMAAHKIAHATLRGPSVVKEIFIGITLGLFAGSLWKMHHWNEQRKTRAFYDMLEKGEISVVVEE is encoded by the exons ATGTCGACCACTAGAAGACTCCTGTCTCGCACTCGTACCTTCTTCGGCTGCGTGGAGGGCAAGGGCATCGTGTTCTTCCCCGCTCCTTCCCGAGTATCCG ATTTTGCTGCTTGTGGCATTCCAGCTGAAATGGCTGCACATAAAATTGCGCACGCCACCTTGAGAGGACCCAGTGTGGTCAAGGAGATCTTCATAGGCATTACACTGGGTCTCTTTGCTGGAAGTCTGTGGAAGATGCATCACTGGAACGAGCAGAGGAAGACAAGAGCATTTTATGACATGCTAGAGAAGGGTGAGATCAGTGTTGTCGTTGAAGAGTAG